The sequence AGGTGGCCGAAGGCCCGGCGCAGGCACTCCTCGGAAAGGGCCCGCTCGGGGGGGCCGAAGCCTACCACCCTTCGGTTCAGCACCAGGACGTGGCTCGCGTGGTGGGCCGCCTCCCAGTCGTGGGTGACCATGAGGACCGTAGCCCCCGAGGCCTTCTGATACGCCTCCAGGTGGCGGTAGAGGTCCACCTCCCCCACCCGGTCCACCCCCGTGGCGGGCTCGTCCAGGAGGAGGAGGCGGGGCCTGCGGATGAGGGCCCGGGCCAGGTAGACCCGCTGCAGCTGCCCTCCGGAAAGCCGTCCCAGGGGGCGGAAGGCCAGCCCCTCCGCCCCCACCTGCTCCAGCGCCCGAAGGGCCTCTTCCCGCTCCCGTGGGGAGAGGCGGAAGGGCCAGCGCCGCCTCAGGCCCGTGGCCACCAGCTCCAGGGCCAGGGCCGGGAAGGAGCGGTCAAAGGTCTTGATCTGGGGCACGTACCCGAACCAGAGGGGGTCGGCCTGGGCCAGGGGAAGGCCGAAGACCCGCACCTCCCCCCGGAAGGGCAGGAGGCCCAGGAAGGCCTTCAACAGGGTACTCTTCCCCGCCCCGTTCGGGCCCACGATGGCCACGAAGGCCCCTTGGGGCACCTCGAGGGAAACCCCTTCCAGGGCCTGGAATTCGCCCAAGCGCACGGAAAGGTGGCGGACCTCGAGGGCGAGCACATAATAACGATATGGCGTTCTCACTAAACCGTCAAGGCCCAGGGCCCGCCCCTTAGAAGCTGTGCTCGGGCCCGGGGAATACCCCCTCCCGCACCTCCTTTGCGTAGCGGGCCAGGGCCTCCTGGAGGAGCCTTCCCCCCTCCAGGTAGCGCTTGGCGAAGCGGGGCTGGAACTCCCCATAGAGGCCCACCACGTCGTGGAACACCAGGATCTGGCCGTCGGTGTGCGGCCCGGCCCCGATGCCCACGGTGTGGACGGAAAGCCTCTCCGTGATCTCTTTGGCCAAGAGGGCGGGAACCATCTCCAGGACCACCCCGTAGGCCCCGGCGGCCTCCAGGGCCAAGGCCCCCTTGAGGATCCTCTCCGCCTCCTCGGGGCGCTTCCCCTGGAGCCGGTAGCCCCCAAGCTGGCTCGCCGTCTGGGGGGTGAGGCCCACGTGCCCAAGAACCGGCACCCCGGAGCGGACCAAGCCCTGGACGATTTCCGCCACCTCCTCGCCCCCCTCCAGCTTCACCGCGTCCGCCCCGCCCTCCTTCA is a genomic window of Thermus islandicus DSM 21543 containing:
- a CDS encoding metal ABC transporter ATP-binding protein; translation: MLALEVRHLSVRLGEFQALEGVSLEVPQGAFVAIVGPNGAGKSTLLKAFLGLLPFRGEVRVFGLPLAQADPLWFGYVPQIKTFDRSFPALALELVATGLRRRWPFRLSPREREEALRALEQVGAEGLAFRPLGRLSGGQLQRVYLARALIRRPRLLLLDEPATGVDRVGEVDLYRHLEAYQKASGATVLMVTHDWEAAHHASHVLVLNRRVVGFGPPERALSEECLRRAFGHLGHAHGLFVEGSRG
- the panB gene encoding 3-methyl-2-oxobutanoate hydroxymethyltransferase, producing the protein MRTVKAFREAKGKRLVYLTAYDYPTARLAEAAGVDAILVGDSLGMVVLGYASTVPVTLEEMLHHTKAARRGAPDTFLVADLPYLSYATLDRALWAAERLLKEGGADAVKLEGGEEVAEIVQGLVRSGVPVLGHVGLTPQTASQLGGYRLQGKRPEEAERILKGALALEAAGAYGVVLEMVPALLAKEITERLSVHTVGIGAGPHTDGQILVFHDVVGLYGEFQPRFAKRYLEGGRLLQEALARYAKEVREGVFPGPEHSF